Genomic window (Rhodothermales bacterium):
GCCTCGGAGTGTTAACGTCTCGGGGGATAGGAATCGTATGCCGCGGCTACCTTCGCCGGGCTAACGCGTGGACTTGGCCTTGAAGTGGATCGTAAAAGGGACGCCTTCGAGCGGGAATGCTTTGCGCAGTTGATGCTCCAGGAAGCGGCGGTACGACTCCTGCACGCCCTGTGGGTAGTTGCAGAAAAAGCTGAAGACGGGTGGGCGCTCGTGTACCTGGGTGACGTATTTGATCTTGATCGCCCGGTTGCGGTAGAGCGGGGGCGGCGTCCGGCCGATCGCATCGAGCATGGCCTCGTTGAGCTTACTCGTCGGGATGCGTGTGCTGCGGCGTTCCGCGACGTCGAGCGCCGTGTCCAGCAATTTGTGCACCCTCTGTTTAGTCACGGCTGATACCGTAACCACGGGCACGTACGTGAGGGTTTTGAGCCGGTCGTGCATGTCTGCGGTGAAATCGCGGGCCGTGTTGGTTTCTTTTTCGATGAGATCCCACTTATTGACCGCGACCACGAGCCCTTTTTTCATCTCTTCGGCCTGCTTGAGGACCCGGACGTCCTGGGACTCGATGCCCTGTGTCGCGTCGATGAGGAGTACAGCCACATCACATTCCTGGATCGCGCGTTCAGTCCGCAACTGGGCGTAATACTCCACGTTTTCGACGATGCGGGCTCGTTTCCTCAGGCCGGCTGTGTCGACGAGTATGATCTCGCGGCCGTGGTATTTAAACGTGGCGTCGATGGCGTCGCGCGTGGTGCCGCTGATCTCGGTTACGATCGAACGGTTCTGGTCCAACAACGTGTTTGTGAGCGACGACTTACCCACATTGGGCCGGCCGATCAGCGCGATGCGCGGCCGCTCGTCGGCGACGTCGCGCACGACAGGAGGCGGCAGGCGCTGGACGACGATATCCAGTAACTCGCCCGTGCCCGACCCATTCAACGCGCTGATAGCCACGATTTCTTCAAAGCCGAGTTCATAAAATTCGCTCGTCCCCCAGCGCCGCTCCGCATTGTCGGCTTTGTTGGCCACGACGATCACGGGCGTCTTCGATCGGCGTAGCATCTGCGCCAGTTCCTGGTCCAGCCCCGTAATCCCGGTCATGACATCCACGACGAATAGGACGAGATCCGCCTCTTCGGTGGCGATCTCAACTTGTTCGCGGATCGCTTTTTCGAATCGATCCTCGGAGTGGGCGACATAGCCGCCGGTGTCGGTAACCGCGAAGGCCACGCCGTTCCACACGGACTCCCCGTAAATCCGGTCCCGCGTGACGCCCGGTTCGTCGTGAACGATCGATTGACGTGTTTCGATGAGCCGATTAAAAAAGGTAGACTTGCCCACGTTGGGGCGTCCTACAATAGCGACTAAGGGCATTGGATTGGGCGTTCGGACGTACGTCGGAGGGGTGGTGGCGCTAGAGCCGCTGTTTGCGTTCGAGGTAGAGCGCGCGGAACAGCATATAGGTGGTTTCGGCCGTTTCGGTGGTGAACCAGTAGTTGATGCCCGCGCCGACGGCGGCGCCGGCAATCGGTATGGCCTGAGCGATTTTTCGCCCAAGGATATTCTTCGCAATCTCGCGCGGCAGGTGGCGGTTCTGATCCCGGAATGTGCCTGTAACCCGGCCTTTGTACTCCAGGTTGTTGGCGATGGCCGCCGCGGCGACGCTGATCTCGCGCATGGCCTCGTGTTTCGCGCGGGGCTCGTTGCTTGAGGCCACGTTAAAGATCGATAGGACGAGGGGTTCGTACGACGGGCCGCGCAAAAGGAATCCGTAGGCCGCGCCGATCTGCTGGATCAACCGAAGATTGATGCCAAACAGCAGGGGGATGTCCGCGGCTATAAACACCGCGCCGCCGAGTCCGGTACCGCCGCCTTCTACCGCGGCGAGCAGGGCGTTCTGATTGAAGAAGCTCCGGGCGATGGCATCGAGGGTTTCCAGGGGCTGATCGCGGAGGTCCGCCACATCGTCCACCTCCAACCCGCGCCGGCGCGCTTCCGCGAGGATGTCGTTGGTGTCGATCGTCCATTCCGAGGCGTTGTTGAGCATCGTGATGAACTGCTCGACGGCGCCGCTGGCCTGATCGATGAGGTCCGCCGGGACTACACGCTCCACTACCCAGTCCATGGGCTGCATGGCCCAGTTGAGCGCTTTGACGAGGAAGGAGGCATCCCCGTGTTGCCACGTCTCCAACTCGCGTTGGACGTCTTTTTCGTAAGCCGAGAGCCGCATAGGAGTCCGTTCGTGCGCTGTCGGCACGGCACGCGTATGGATTAGCCGATCAATTCGTACTTCTTCAGTAATCGGTACATGGTGGCCCGTCCGATGCCAAGTTCTACGGCCGCCTTGTCGACATTGCCATCACAAATGCGGTAGGCGCGTTCGACAGCCTGCTGTTTCAGTTCTTCGAGCGGCACGATGTCCGTCCCGTTGTGGCCGAGCGTGACGCCGGCCACCTGTTCGATTTCCACCTCTATACCGTTCTCGGACTCGTGATGTTGCGCCTTCGGCCGCGGTCGGCTTTCAGCAACGGCAGTCGAAGAGGGCTGGGCTCCGGCGGATCGGTCCGCCCAGGCCGAGATCATCGTCCGCTCGTGGAGCATCAAATCTTCGACGGAAATCTCGGCGCTGTCGGAAATCAGGATGGCCCGCTCGATCGCGCTCTTGAGTTCGCGGACGTTGCCGGGCCAGGCATAATTGAGGATCACCTTACGCGCTTCGGTCGACAGCTTTTTGCCCTTGAATTCGGGGTGCGCGTTGAGGTAGGTGCTGAGGAACGTGTGCGCGAGCAGCAGAATGTCCTGGCCGCGGTCGCGCAACGGCGGGAGTTGGATGGGGAACTGACAGAGGCGGTAGTAGAGATCTTCTCGAAAATCGCCCTTTCGGATCATCGGGATGAGGTCCCGGTTCGTCGCCGAGATGACGCGTGCGTCGAACCGAATCGTATCGTTCCCGCCCACGCGGGTAATCTCGAAGTTCTGGAGCGCCCGCAGAAGTTTGGCCTGGAGATCCAGGTTCAACTCGCCGATTTCGTCGAGGAAGATCGTCCCACCATCGGCCTGTTCGAACTTCCCGATCTTGCGTGCGTGTGCGCCCGTGAACGACCCTTTTTCGTGGCCGAAGAACTCGCTCTCCATCAGCTCGCGCGGAATGGCGGCGCAGTTCACCACCACGAAGGGACCGTTCTTACGGACGGAGTTGTAGTGGATCGCCTTGGCGACCAGTTCTTTTCCGGTGCCGCTTTCGCCCTGGATGGCGACAGTGAGGTCGCCCCGGAGGGTCTTGTGGATGAGCCTATACGAGGCCTGCATGGCCGCGCTTTCGCCGATCAACCCCTCGATGCTGTACTGGGCCGACACTTCCTCACGCAGATTTTCTAACTCCTGCGACATCGAGACGCGGTCCAGCGCATTCTTGGCAACGATGGAAAGCTTATTGAGGTCGTCCCTTCCCTTCGTAATATAGTCGTACGCGCCGGCCTTCATCGCTTCTACCGCCGTATCTACAACACCCTGGGCGGACATCATGATCACGGGGAGATCCGGATACCGCTTTTTGATCGTCTTGAGGGTCTCAATCCCCCCGATGCCCGGCATCATGATATCCAGGACGATTACGTGGGGCTGCTCATCCAGCTGCTCCAGCATCTCGTTGCCGCTTGCAAAAACCGTGACCTCGTACGCTGGATTTTTATCCAGGTGGTAGCTGATCATGCGGGCATAGTGGTGGTCGTCGTCGACAACAAAAATCCTGGATCGCATGGCACTCTAAACGGTATCGTGGGGGGAAACGCGAAATGGCCGCCGGCAACAAACAACCGGAGCGGCCTCTATACGTGGGGATATCTACTACTCAGGGGATCTGCACGGCCGACGACCGGGGATGGAGATGCGGCTACCGTGCGGAAGGGGGCCGGAGGACAACCGATCTGGCTACAACATACGTATCGAAAGCGGCATCACGTATCGTCTTAAAGCGCAAATGCCCTTTTTTGTTGCCTCACCGCAAACGACGCCCACGGCCGATCACGTGATCAGCCACAGACCCAGGGCCCCGACCACAAAACAGTAGTAGGCAAAGTAGCGCAGATTACCCCGGCGGACGAATTCGATGGCTACCTTGATCGCGAGAATGCCCGATGCATAGGCAACGATGGCGCCGATGCCGAAGTTCGTCCAGGAGATCTCGATGCCGGTTTGAAGGACCTCCATGCCCTTGATCAGCGTGGCGCCAATCACGACGGGCAGAAGCATGAGGAAAGAAAAGTCCGCCGCGCGCTGGGGCGTCACGTTCTGGTAGAGCGCGGCGCAGATGGTAGAGCCGGAACGCGAGATGCCCGGCAGCATCGCGACCGACTGGGCGACGCCGATCAGCAGGGCCTTGATGGGGGTGATGGGGCCCGAGGGGTTTTTGCGGAGCTGGGTCAACAGGAGCAGCGTGCCCGTGACGAGGAGCATGGCGCAGGTGAAGCGCGGATCGGAAAAACGGGCCTCCAGGAAGTCTTTGAATAGGATGTACGTTATGCCCGTCGGGATCATCGTCAGGAGGATGAAACAGGCCGTTCGGAACGTTTCGTTGGTATGGTACTGCCGGGGCAGTTGGGCCGGTTTGCCCAGCGCGCGCAGGGTTTCGGTGAGGATCTCGAGGATGCGGTGCCGGTACACGGTGAGGATGCTCATGGCCGTCCCAAAATGCACAAATACATCAAATGTGACGTTATGCGACCCCTTGGGCGATAGGCCAAGCAGGTGTTGCGCCAGCACGAGATGGCCCGATGAGGAAACGGGTAAGAATTCAGTGAGGCCCTGTATGAGCCCGAGTAACACCGCTTCCCACCAATGCATAGGATTTAGTATCAGGTTTGAAGTGTAAGGTTCAAGGAGATGTTGCCATTGTTCAAGACTCGTTGATGCGGTAGACGGCTGCGGATCTTTTAGATGTATTCGCCGGCCGTGCGCATTTCTTTACACCGGCAGCGCCGGTGATACGATCAGGACCTCTTCTCGTTCGACGAGCACGGCGCCCGGGGCGGCGCCGCGGGGTTTACGGACGTACTTCCGCTCGACGACGATGACGGGCACCAGATTGCTGCCGCGGGCTTTGCTGAAATACGCGGCGATGCCGGCGGCGCGCTCGAGCAGCGGACGCGGCGTCGGAGTCGTTCTACCGGGTCTGCGGAGCACGACATGGGAGCCGGCGACGCCCCTGGCATGCATCCAGAGGTCGAATTTTCTGGCGTGTTGAAACGTGAGCGCATCGTTCTGTTGCGCATTTTTCCCGACCCACACCTCGTATCCCTGCCCGAGGTCGAACCGCCGGAACGGCAGGCGTTCTATGGATCTAGCGCCGGCGGACATAAACGGCGCGAGGGCATCCGCCTCGTCGCTCATGAACTTCTGTACGTCGGCGGCGGTGGTGAGGGGCCGGAGGCGTTCGAGC
Coding sequences:
- a CDS encoding undecaprenyl-diphosphate phosphatase; amino-acid sequence: MHWWEAVLLGLIQGLTEFLPVSSSGHLVLAQHLLGLSPKGSHNVTFDVFVHFGTAMSILTVYRHRILEILTETLRALGKPAQLPRQYHTNETFRTACFILLTMIPTGITYILFKDFLEARFSDPRFTCAMLLVTGTLLLLTQLRKNPSGPITPIKALLIGVAQSVAMLPGISRSGSTICAALYQNVTPQRAADFSFLMLLPVVIGATLIKGMEVLQTGIEISWTNFGIGAIVAYASGILAIKVAIEFVRRGNLRYFAYYCFVVGALGLWLIT
- a CDS encoding NFACT RNA binding domain-containing protein, giving the protein RSLLENARAYYEKARATRDARAHAETRLDDAERQTSEAERLLERLRPLTTAADVQKFMSDEADALAPFMSAGARSIERLPFRRFDLGQGYEVWVGKNAQQNDALTFQHARKFDLWMHARGVAGSHVVLRRPGRTTPTPRPLLERAAGIAAYFSKARGSNLVPVIVVERKYVRKPRGAAPGAVLVEREEVLIVSPALPV
- a CDS encoding sigma-54 dependent transcriptional regulator — protein: MRSRIFVVDDDHHYARMISYHLDKNPAYEVTVFASGNEMLEQLDEQPHVIVLDIMMPGIGGIETLKTIKKRYPDLPVIMMSAQGVVDTAVEAMKAGAYDYITKGRDDLNKLSIVAKNALDRVSMSQELENLREEVSAQYSIEGLIGESAAMQASYRLIHKTLRGDLTVAIQGESGTGKELVAKAIHYNSVRKNGPFVVVNCAAIPRELMESEFFGHEKGSFTGAHARKIGKFEQADGGTIFLDEIGELNLDLQAKLLRALQNFEITRVGGNDTIRFDARVISATNRDLIPMIRKGDFREDLYYRLCQFPIQLPPLRDRGQDILLLAHTFLSTYLNAHPEFKGKKLSTEARKVILNYAWPGNVRELKSAIERAILISDSAEISVEDLMLHERTMISAWADRSAGAQPSSTAVAESRPRPKAQHHESENGIEVEIEQVAGVTLGHNGTDIVPLEELKQQAVERAYRICDGNVDKAAVELGIGRATMYRLLKKYELIG
- a CDS encoding EcsC family protein; the encoded protein is MRLSAYEKDVQRELETWQHGDASFLVKALNWAMQPMDWVVERVVPADLIDQASGAVEQFITMLNNASEWTIDTNDILAEARRRGLEVDDVADLRDQPLETLDAIARSFFNQNALLAAVEGGGTGLGGAVFIAADIPLLFGINLRLIQQIGAAYGFLLRGPSYEPLVLSIFNVASSNEPRAKHEAMREISVAAAAIANNLEYKGRVTGTFRDQNRHLPREIAKNILGRKIAQAIPIAGAAVGAGINYWFTTETAETTYMLFRALYLERKQRL
- the der gene encoding ribosome biogenesis GTPase Der; its protein translation is MPLVAIVGRPNVGKSTFFNRLIETRQSIVHDEPGVTRDRIYGESVWNGVAFAVTDTGGYVAHSEDRFEKAIREQVEIATEEADLVLFVVDVMTGITGLDQELAQMLRRSKTPVIVVANKADNAERRWGTSEFYELGFEEIVAISALNGSGTGELLDIVVQRLPPPVVRDVADERPRIALIGRPNVGKSSLTNTLLDQNRSIVTEISGTTRDAIDATFKYHGREIILVDTAGLRKRARIVENVEYYAQLRTERAIQECDVAVLLIDATQGIESQDVRVLKQAEEMKKGLVVAVNKWDLIEKETNTARDFTADMHDRLKTLTYVPVVTVSAVTKQRVHKLLDTALDVAERRSTRIPTSKLNEAMLDAIGRTPPPLYRNRAIKIKYVTQVHERPPVFSFFCNYPQGVQESYRRFLEHQLRKAFPLEGVPFTIHFKAKSTR